The genomic segment CGGCGTCGGAGACGTCCAGCAGGTAGGTGTGCGCGACGCCGCCGTGCGCGCCGATCTTGGCCGCGGTCTCTTTGAGGCCGGCCTCGTCGATATCGCTGATCACCAATTCGGCGCCCTCGGCGGCGAACGCCAGCGCGGTCTCGCGGCCGATACCGCTACCGGCGCCGGTCACCGATACGAGCGTGTCGCCGAAGGGCTTTCGCGGGCGGCCGACCTGCGCCCGCAGCAGAGCGCGGCTGGCGGGTTTGCCGTCCAGGTGCTCGGCCAGTTCAGTGACCGCCGCGGCCAGCACCTGCGGATGCGAGAACGGCGACCAGTGGCCGGAGCGCAGCTCGCGGCGCCACAAGCGGGGCACCCAGCGCGGGGTGTCGTCGTAGAGGTAGGGCCGCACGTAGGGGTCGTCGAGGTTCACGATCAGCTGCACCGGAACGTCGACGTGCAATTCCTGCGGCCTGCGGATCAGCGCCGGTAACGCGTTGGCGCGGTAGATCTTTGCGCCCCGCGCCGCGTCGTCGGCGAATGTCCCCCCGTGGTGGAGCTGATCCTTCGGGATGCCGAGCGTGATCCCGGCCTTCAAGACTCCGGCGGTCAGCCGCAGTGTCGCGGGCGCGAGCACCGGAATCGACAGCGGCAGCGTGTAGGTGAGGTGCAGCAGCTGAGCGAGCGCCTGAACGAACAGCTTCGGCCGATAGGGCCGTTTGAGCCCGTCCCGGATGTAGCGAAAAAGGTGGTGCAGGCTCGGCCCGGACACCGACGTGAACGATGCGACCCGGTCACTGGCGCCCGGCCGACTCAGGTACTCCCAGAAGCCGATCGAGCCCCAGTCGTGGCCGAGCACGTGCACCGGTTGGCCCGGGCTCAGTTCGGCGACGACCGCGGCGAAGTCGTCGGCGAAATCGGCCATCCGGTACTTCAGGAACGACCTGGGACCTTTGGACGCGCCGGCGGCGCGGCTGTCGTAGCGGATGACGCGGAACTTGTCGGCCAGCAGCGGCACCACGGCGTCCCACAGCACGTGCGAGTCGGGCCAGCCGTGGACCAGGACGACGGTGGGGCCGTCGGGCCTGCCTTCCTCGTACACCGCAAGCCGGGTGCCGTCGGTGCTGTCGACATAGCGCATCGTCATCAGGTCTCCAGGTCTTTCTCTCGTTGGCGGCGTCGTTCGATCCGCCGTCGGGCGTCATAGTCGCGCATCCGCTGCGGATACCCGACTTTCTGCACGTCATAGACGGGGATGCCGAGCTCTTCGCCGAGCCTGCGGGCACCGGCCGCGCCGTCGGCCGGGCGGCGGGTCCACTCGCCGTCGGCGGCCACGAGCACGACGGTCATCGGAGTGACGCTGGTCTTGGGTTCGACGAAGGCTTCCACCCCGGTGCGCTGCGAGGCCCATTCGTGGAGGTGCCTGCGGTCGGCGGCCACCGAAGATTCACCGCGGCGGGAAGCCCGGAACCTGTCGAACAGTCCCAACTCCGATGCACTCCTCTCGATGGTCCTTTCCCTCGATGGTGCCAGAGAAATCACACGTCGCCCTGAGTGCATGCGAGTGGCCCGGCAATGACAGGATGGGTATACGACGCTGTGGTATGCCAGAAGTCCGACCCGCACGACTGACCGTTCGAGGGAGTCAACACAATGGCCGTGTCCGTCCAGATGCCGGCACTCGGTGAGAGCGTCACCGAGGGAACCGTCACCCGGTGGCTGAAGCAAGAGGGCGACACCGTCGAGGTCGACGAGCCTCTGCTCGAGGTGTCGACCGACAAGGTCGACACGGAGATTCCCGCTCCCGCATCCGGTGTGCTGACGAAGATCGTTGCCCAGGAGGACGACACCGTCGAGGTCGGCGGCGAACTCGCGGTGATCGGCGAGGCGGGTGAGGAGTCCGACTCGCAACCGGCCGAGGAAGAAAAGCCGGCCGAGGAGCCCGCGGCCCAGACCGAGACCGCCAGCGAAGAGACCGAGGCGGAGCCCGAGCGGGAACCCGAGCCTGAGCCTGAGCCGGAACCCGCGCAGTCGTCCGGATCCTCCGAGTCGTCCGGTGAGGCGACGTCGGTCACGATGCCCGAACTCGGTGAGTCGGTCACCGAGGGCACGGTGACCCGGTGGTTGAAGAAGGTCGGCGACTCCGTCGAGGTCGACGAGCCGCTGGTGGAGGTGTCCACCGACAAGGTCGACACCGAGATTCCCTCGCCGGTGGCGGGGACCCTGCTGTCGATCACGGCCGAAGAGGACGACA from the Mycolicibacterium crocinum genome contains:
- a CDS encoding SDR family oxidoreductase, with amino-acid sequence MTMRYVDSTDGTRLAVYEEGRPDGPTVVLVHGWPDSHVLWDAVVPLLADKFRVIRYDSRAAGASKGPRSFLKYRMADFADDFAAVVAELSPGQPVHVLGHDWGSIGFWEYLSRPGASDRVASFTSVSGPSLHHLFRYIRDGLKRPYRPKLFVQALAQLLHLTYTLPLSIPVLAPATLRLTAGVLKAGITLGIPKDQLHHGGTFADDAARGAKIYRANALPALIRRPQELHVDVPVQLIVNLDDPYVRPYLYDDTPRWVPRLWRRELRSGHWSPFSHPQVLAAAVTELAEHLDGKPASRALLRAQVGRPRKPFGDTLVSVTGAGSGIGRETALAFAAEGAELVISDIDEAGLKETAAKIGAHGGVAHTYLLDVSDADAVERFADEVCAAHGVPDVVVNNAGIGVAGAFLDTPAEQFDRVLDVNLGGVVNGCRAFARRLVERGTGGHIVNVASMAAYSPLKGLNAYCTSKAAVYMFSDCLRAELSSAGIGLTTICPGIINTNIVSTTPLIAPSGKRAVATRRAQLETMFQRRGYGPDKVAKAIVSSVKKDKPIRPVTPEAYLLYGTSKVLPQGMRSIARTGVV
- a CDS encoding oxidoreductase, encoding MGLFDRFRASRRGESSVAADRRHLHEWASQRTGVEAFVEPKTSVTPMTVVLVAADGEWTRRPADGAAGARRLGEELGIPVYDVQKVGYPQRMRDYDARRRIERRRQREKDLET